The Proteus sp. ZN5 genome includes the window TAAGCAGAGTTATCCACATTCGTTTGCTGTTTTTTTGTGCAAATTAAAGTAAATTTTTCCAAGAAGCTATCCATTCTTCTGCTGGATCTTCCGGAATGTCGTACTTTTGAATATCAATTTCGAGACGATCGCCAAGGCGAGTTGCCCCTTTTTCCACCAATTTTTGATCCAATGTTCTGATCGCACCGCAGAAAGTATCATATTCACTACTTCCTATGCCGATCGCACCAAAGGTGATATTACTAAGATCAACGGAATCAGCAGATATCTCATTAGCAAAAGGCAGTAGGTTGTCAGGAATATCACCCGCACCATGCGTTGATGTGACCACCAGCCAGATCCCTTTATTTGGAAGATCATTAAGAGAAGGCCCATGGTGCAGATCTGTCTCAAATCCTTCATCAGATAAGATCTCTGCAAGGTGTTCTGCGACATATTCAGCACTACCCATGGTACTGCCACTAATAAGAGTGACTTTTTTCATTAATGATCTCCTTATGTTCAAGACGCGCTATTGTACGCTGTGAATCACTTGGGATCTACCTGTGGATAATGTGGTTATAAAAAAAATAAGAATTTACCCTTATGGTTTGATCGTCCTTATTATCGGGTTTTGCAGTGAGATCAGGGTTTCTGTTGATTGAATTTCATCGATTGTCTGAATTTTGTTGATAAGTACGTCTTGTAAGGCTTCTATACTTTTACACATAACCTTAGTAAAAATACTGTATTGCCCTGTTGTGTAGTACACCTCTACAACTTCATCTAACTTGTCTAGTTTATCTAATGCTGTGTGATAGTCTTTTGCACTCTTAAGAATAATTCCAATAAAGCAGCAGACATCAAAACCGAGTTGCTTTTCACTAATATCAACTCGAGTTCCTGTAATAATTCCCGCTTGCTTCATTTTCTCAACTCGAACATGAATTGTGCCTGGGCTAACTTCGAATTTTTTGGCTAATTCAGCGTAAGGTGTTCTCGCATTCGCCATTAATGCGTGAAGTATGTCACGATCGAGATTATCGATCTGATAAATATTGTCCATAAATCCCCTCTGTTTTTAACGATAATACATTTTTATAGCGTTATTTTTAACGATTTAAAACAAGCAAGGCTATTTTTAATGAAGTATATTGAATTTAGTACCCATTTTGTTGCTTAATCTATATCAGCAAAACACGACATCACCACTAGGGATACAAAAATGGAAAAATCATTCATTCAGACTCAACAGCAAATTAGCTTTGTTAAATCTTATTTTTCACGACTGCTGGAAAAAGAATTAGGACTGATTGAAGTTCAAGGACCGATCTTAAGTCGCCTTGGTGATGGAACTCAAGATAACTTATCAGGCCATGAGAAGGCAGTACAAGTTAAAGTCAAATCTTTACCAGATTCTACTTTTGAGGTTGTCCATTCATTAGCTAAATGGAAACGTAAAACATTAGGTCGTTTTGGATTTAGTTCTGGGCAAGGTCTTTATACTCATATGAAAGCTTTGCGACCAGACGAAGATCGCTTAACTCAAATCCACTCAGTTTATGTTGATCAGTGGGATTGGGAAAAAGTGATGGAAGATAAAGAGCGTACAGTTCCTTATCTTAAACAGACAGTGGGTAAAATTTATCAGGCAATAAAAGAAACTGAAAAAGCCGTCAGCGAAGAATTTGGTCTGGTACCGTTCCTGCCAGATCAAATTCAATTTATCCACACTGAAGAGTTATTGCGTCGTTATCCTGACCTTGATGCTAAAGGTCGTGAAAAAGCAATTGCCAAAGAATGTGGCGCCGTTTTCTTAATTGGTATTGGCGGTAAGCTTTCTAGTGGTGAAGCTCATGACGTGAGAGCACCTGATTATGATGACTGGACGACACCAAACGAAGATGGATTTGAAGGTTTAAACGGTGACATTCTTGTCTGGAACCCTGTTCTACAAGATGCGTTTGA containing:
- the asnC gene encoding transcriptional regulator AsnC translates to MDNIYQIDNLDRDILHALMANARTPYAELAKKFEVSPGTIHVRVEKMKQAGIITGTRVDISEKQLGFDVCCFIGIILKSAKDYHTALDKLDKLDEVVEVYYTTGQYSIFTKVMCKSIEALQDVLINKIQTIDEIQSTETLISLQNPIIRTIKP
- the asnA gene encoding aspartate--ammonia ligase, yielding MEKSFIQTQQQISFVKSYFSRLLEKELGLIEVQGPILSRLGDGTQDNLSGHEKAVQVKVKSLPDSTFEVVHSLAKWKRKTLGRFGFSSGQGLYTHMKALRPDEDRLTQIHSVYVDQWDWEKVMEDKERTVPYLKQTVGKIYQAIKETEKAVSEEFGLVPFLPDQIQFIHTEELLRRYPDLDAKGREKAIAKECGAVFLIGIGGKLSSGEAHDVRAPDYDDWTTPNEDGFEGLNGDILVWNPVLQDAFELSSMGIRVDPETLMRQLTLTDDTKRLELDWHKALMHGDMPQTIGGGIGQSRLVMLLLQKEHIGQVQCGVWEKDTRLAFADML
- the mioC gene encoding FMN-binding protein MioC — translated: MKKVTLISGSTMGSAEYVAEHLAEILSDEGFETDLHHGPSLNDLPNKGIWLVVTSTHGAGDIPDNLLPFANEISADSVDLSNITFGAIGIGSSEYDTFCGAIRTLDQKLVEKGATRLGDRLEIDIQKYDIPEDPAEEWIASWKNLL